In a genomic window of Homo sapiens chromosome 22, GRCh38.p14 Primary Assembly:
- the BCL2L13 gene encoding bcl-2-like protein 13 isoform g (isoform g is encoded by transcript variant 9), translating into MDPEEVKSLDSNGAGEKSENNSSNSDIVHVEKEEVPEGMEEAAVASVVLPARELQEALPEAPAPLLPHITATSLLGTREPDTEVITVEKSSPATSLFVELDEEEVKAATTEPTEVEEVVPALEPTETLLSEKEINAREESLVEELSPASEKKPVPPSEGKSRLSPAGEMKPMPLSEGKSILLFGGAAAVAILAVAIGVALALRKK; encoded by the coding sequence ATGGATCCTGAAGAAGTGAAAAGCTTAGACAGCAACGGAGCTGGAGAGAAGAGTGAGAACAACTCCTCTAATTCTGACATTGTGCACGTGGAGAAAGAAGAGGTGCCCGAGGGCATGGAAGAGGCTGCTGTGGCTTCTGTGGTCTTGCCAGCGCGGGAGCTGCAAGAGGCACTTCCTGAAGCCCCAGCTCCCTTGCTTCCACATATCACTGCCACCTCCCTGCTGGGGACAAGGGAACCTGACACAGAAGTGATCACAGTTGAGAAATCCAGCCCTGCTACATCTCTGTTTGTAGAACTTGATGAAGAAGAGGTGAAAGCAGCAACAACTGAACCTACTGAAGTGGAGGAGGTGGTCCCCGCACTGGAACCCACAGAAACGCTGCTGAGTGAGAAGGAGATAAACGCAAGGGAAGAGAGCCTTGTGGAAGAGCTGTCCCCTGCCAGCGAGAAGAAGCCCGTGCCGCCGTCTGAGGGCAAGTCTAGACTGTCCCCCGCCGGTGAGATGAAGCCCATGCCGCTGTCTGAGGGCAAGTCTATACTGCTGTTTGGAGGGGCTGCTGCTGTTGCCATCCTGGCAGTGGCCATCGGGGTAGCCCTGGCTCTGAGAAAGAAATAG